From the genome of Egicoccus sp. AB-alg6-2, one region includes:
- a CDS encoding GatB/YqeY domain-containing protein, whose amino-acid sequence MSLHDTIETDLRDAMKARDKPRTSALRMVVAALKNRAVADGMSPQGRLDDEIVQQVVAAELKRRREAATAFRDAGRTESAEKEEAEAAVYEAYLPQQLDDAELAGIVDETIAELGADGPQQMGQVMKAVMPKVQGRADGARVSAMVKQRLA is encoded by the coding sequence GTGAGCCTGCACGACACGATCGAGACCGATCTGCGCGACGCCATGAAGGCCCGCGACAAGCCGCGGACCTCGGCGCTGCGGATGGTGGTGGCGGCGCTCAAGAACCGGGCGGTCGCCGACGGCATGAGCCCGCAGGGCCGCCTCGACGACGAGATCGTCCAGCAGGTGGTCGCCGCGGAGCTGAAACGGCGGCGCGAGGCCGCGACGGCCTTCCGGGACGCCGGACGCACGGAATCGGCCGAGAAGGAGGAGGCCGAGGCGGCGGTCTACGAGGCCTACCTGCCGCAGCAGCTCGACGACGCCGAGCTCGCCGGCATCGTGGACGAGACGATCGCCGAGCTCGGCGCCGACGGCCCCCAGCAGATGGGGCAGGTCATGAAGGCGGTGATGCCCAAGGTGCAGGGGCGTGCCGACGGCGCGCGGGTGTCCGCCATGGTCAAGCAGCGACTCGCCTGA
- a CDS encoding carboxyl transferase domain-containing protein, which yields MPPLPSTVDPDSDRFATNRLHHVALVEDLRQRLATAALGGNRRSRERHVARGKLLPRDRVEALLDPGTPFLELSPLAATGMYDDEAPGAGIITGIGIVGGTECVILANDATVKGGTYYPITVKKHLRAQEVAQQNHLPCIYLVDSGGAFLPRQDEVFPDRDHFGRIFYNQATLSGAGLPQIAVVMGSCTAGGAYVPAMSDETIIVKDQGTIFLGGPPLVKAATGEVVTAEDLGGGDLHARTSGVVDHLAVDDRHALQLARDAVANLNRVKHVPVAVQPPEPPAHDPAELYGLVPTDSRQPYDVREVIARIVDGSRFHEFKALYGDTLVCGFAHVHGYPVGIVANNGILFRESALKGAHFIELCNQRGVPLVFLQNITGFMVGREYEAGGIAKDGAKMVTAVACSTVPKLTVVIGGSFGAGNYAMCGRAYSPRFLWMWPNARISVMGGEQAANVLATVRRDGLEARGEDWSADDEEAFKAPIRDQYETQGHPYYATARLWDDGIIDPAQTRDVLGLGLSAALNAPIEPPSYGVFRM from the coding sequence ATGCCGCCGCTGCCCAGCACCGTTGACCCGGACTCGGACCGGTTCGCCACCAACCGCCTCCACCACGTCGCGCTCGTCGAGGACCTGCGGCAGCGGCTCGCGACGGCAGCGTTGGGCGGCAACCGACGTTCCCGCGAGCGGCACGTCGCCCGCGGCAAGCTCCTCCCCCGCGACCGGGTCGAAGCCCTGCTCGACCCCGGCACGCCCTTCCTCGAGCTCTCACCGCTCGCGGCCACCGGTATGTACGACGACGAGGCCCCGGGCGCGGGGATCATCACCGGCATCGGCATCGTCGGCGGCACCGAGTGCGTGATCTTGGCCAACGACGCCACCGTCAAGGGTGGCACCTACTACCCCATCACGGTCAAGAAGCACCTGCGCGCACAGGAGGTGGCCCAGCAGAACCACCTTCCGTGCATCTACCTCGTGGACTCGGGAGGCGCCTTCCTGCCCCGCCAGGACGAGGTCTTCCCCGACCGCGACCACTTCGGCCGCATCTTCTACAACCAGGCCACGCTGTCGGGAGCCGGCCTGCCGCAGATCGCGGTCGTCATGGGCTCGTGCACCGCCGGTGGCGCCTACGTGCCGGCGATGAGCGACGAGACCATCATCGTCAAGGACCAGGGCACCATCTTCCTCGGCGGCCCACCGCTGGTGAAGGCGGCGACCGGCGAGGTCGTCACCGCCGAAGACCTCGGCGGAGGTGACCTGCACGCGCGCACGTCCGGTGTCGTGGACCACCTCGCCGTGGACGACCGGCACGCGCTGCAGCTGGCCCGTGACGCCGTGGCCAACCTCAACCGTGTCAAGCACGTCCCGGTGGCGGTGCAGCCGCCCGAGCCGCCCGCCCACGACCCGGCCGAGCTCTACGGGCTCGTGCCCACCGACTCGCGACAGCCGTACGACGTGCGCGAGGTGATCGCCCGGATCGTGGACGGCTCACGGTTTCACGAATTCAAGGCGCTGTACGGCGACACGCTGGTGTGCGGCTTCGCCCACGTGCACGGCTACCCGGTCGGCATCGTCGCCAACAACGGCATCCTGTTCCGCGAGTCAGCGCTCAAGGGCGCCCACTTCATCGAGCTCTGCAACCAGCGCGGCGTCCCGCTGGTGTTCCTGCAGAACATCACCGGCTTCATGGTCGGCCGCGAGTACGAGGCCGGCGGCATCGCCAAGGACGGCGCCAAGATGGTCACCGCCGTGGCCTGCTCGACGGTGCCGAAGCTGACGGTGGTCATCGGCGGCTCGTTCGGGGCCGGCAACTACGCCATGTGCGGGCGGGCCTACTCGCCGCGGTTCCTGTGGATGTGGCCGAACGCGCGCATCTCGGTGATGGGCGGCGAGCAGGCCGCCAACGTCCTGGCCACGGTCCGCCGCGACGGCCTCGAGGCACGCGGCGAGGACTGGTCGGCGGACGACGAGGAAGCGTTCAAGGCGCCGATCCGCGACCAGTACGAGACCCAGGGGCACCCCTACTACGCGACGGCGCGCCTGTGGGACGACGGGATCATCGACCCGGCCCAGACGCGTGACGTGCTCGGCCTGGGGCTGTCCGCCGCCCTGAACGCACCGATCGAGCCCCCGAGCTACGGCGTGTTCCGGATGTGA
- a CDS encoding enoyl-CoA hydratase-related protein, whose amino-acid sequence MTDALLIDRDDRGVVTLTLNRPDVRNAFNGALMQAIGESVDELAADPEVRVLVLTGAGPVFSAGADLNWMASMRDYTFEENVADSRRFEAMLRAVDDFPAPVVARVNGHALGGAAGLLGCVDLAVAVRGSLFGFTEVRLGIAPAMISAYVQPRIGTSQARRYFLTGERFDADRALTLGLVSEVCEADDLDTTCGRIVSELLAAGPGAQRETKQLIRQIDRLGRDESRELRLELIARLRVSAEGQEGMGAFFDKRPAAWIPTT is encoded by the coding sequence GTGACCGATGCCCTGCTGATCGACCGTGACGACCGCGGCGTCGTGACGCTGACGCTCAACCGCCCCGACGTGCGAAATGCCTTCAACGGCGCGTTGATGCAGGCGATCGGTGAAAGCGTCGACGAGCTGGCCGCCGACCCGGAGGTCCGCGTGCTGGTCCTCACCGGGGCAGGCCCGGTGTTCTCCGCGGGGGCCGACCTCAACTGGATGGCGTCGATGCGTGACTACACGTTCGAGGAGAACGTGGCCGACTCGCGACGTTTCGAGGCGATGCTGCGCGCCGTCGACGACTTCCCGGCGCCGGTCGTCGCCCGCGTCAACGGCCACGCGCTCGGCGGTGCCGCCGGCCTCCTCGGCTGTGTCGACCTCGCCGTCGCCGTCCGCGGCAGCCTCTTCGGCTTCACCGAGGTGCGGCTGGGCATCGCGCCCGCCATGATCTCGGCGTACGTCCAGCCGCGGATCGGCACCAGCCAGGCTCGGCGCTACTTCCTCACCGGTGAACGCTTCGACGCCGACCGGGCCCTCACCCTCGGCCTGGTCAGCGAGGTGTGCGAGGCGGACGACCTCGACACGACCTGCGGGCGGATCGTGTCCGAGTTGCTGGCGGCCGGACCCGGCGCCCAGCGCGAGACCAAGCAGCTGATCCGGCAGATCGACCGGCTCGGCCGCGACGAGTCGCGCGAGCTGCGCCTCGAGCTCATCGCCCGGCTGCGCGTCTCGGCGGAGGGCCAGGAAGGCATGGGCGCCTTCTTCGACAAGCGCCCCGCCGCCTGGATCCCCACCACCTGA
- a CDS encoding Gmad2 immunoglobulin-like domain-containing protein, with the protein MRRPVLRSALFALALTLAACGDAGSEPSLTDPTEPADEQTEEPEPEPTEDATEDPEPEPTEDDVVTDEGDDDQAAEDPDDGDDPQTGADEPTADEAAIADPCADHQGREGEAFLEVVAPVDEQRIDDLDAVELVGCSNVYEATVQWELYDGDGRLLDEGFLTAECGSGCVGEFREDLDLSAAGGEPFAELHVFSENAGDGSQDYLTAIPLVPS; encoded by the coding sequence GTGCGTCGTCCTGTCCTGCGCTCTGCCCTGTTCGCACTGGCCCTCACCCTCGCTGCCTGTGGCGACGCCGGCTCCGAACCCAGCCTGACGGACCCGACCGAGCCTGCCGACGAGCAGACCGAGGAGCCCGAACCCGAGCCCACCGAGGACGCGACCGAGGACCCCGAGCCCGAGCCGACCGAGGACGACGTCGTCACCGACGAGGGCGACGACGACCAGGCGGCCGAAGACCCCGACGACGGCGACGACCCGCAGACCGGCGCCGACGAGCCGACCGCGGACGAGGCGGCCATCGCCGACCCGTGCGCCGACCACCAAGGGCGCGAGGGCGAGGCCTTCCTCGAGGTGGTCGCGCCGGTGGACGAGCAGCGGATCGACGACCTCGACGCGGTCGAGCTGGTCGGCTGCTCCAACGTCTACGAGGCCACCGTGCAGTGGGAGCTCTACGACGGGGATGGCCGCCTGCTCGACGAGGGCTTCCTCACCGCCGAGTGCGGCAGCGGGTGTGTCGGCGAGTTCCGCGAGGACCTCGACCTGAGCGCCGCCGGCGGCGAGCCGTTTGCCGAATTGCACGTGTTCTCGGAGAACGCCGGCGACGGTTCGCAGGACTACCTCACCGCCATCCCCCTCGTCCCCTCCTAG
- a CDS encoding biotin carboxylase N-terminal domain-containing protein has protein sequence MLRRVLVANRGEIARRVIRTCRAMGIETVAVHSDADADEPHVREADRAVTIGPPPAATSYLDIEAVVAAARNSGADAVHPGYGFLSENAAFAEEVVAAGLVFVGPSPQVLRLMGDKAAAKQHLEAAGVPVVPGIHDASLDDDALVAASGQVGFPLLVKAVAGGGGKGMRAVYEPAELPDALAAARREAKAAFGDDRVILERLVARPRHVEIQVFGDAHGHVVHLLERECSIQRRHQKVVEEAPSPALDDELRERMGSAAVAAARSVAYEGAGTVEFLVAGDTLDQDEPEFFFLEMNTRLQVEHPVTELVTGLDLVELQLRVAAGERLEIEQDAVRPDGHAIEVRLYAEDPVRQLPQTGPVLRLRVPDGDGVRADLGVAEGSVVGPWYDPMLGKLVVHGPDRATACRRLVALLEDTVVHGVTTNLELLAAIARHDAFFAGDLTTAFLDEHLGDWAPAPTPPAALTAAARALAARRRPAPAGDPHRPWDTLGPVRLGGAGGWPVTLVDDRTDMATVVRMTEGADGIRVTDADGRDLAAHDDRDDDRDDDPVVTVHETDARTDVWVSVAGTTRRLTVTPATRHADPAELAGGAAFASPMPGSVIAVPVEAGQTVTAGATLVVVEAMKMEHPVVAPADGTVTTLHVKVGQSVEAGAPLLAFEPA, from the coding sequence ATGCTGCGCCGGGTCCTGGTGGCCAACCGCGGCGAGATCGCCCGCCGGGTGATCCGCACCTGCCGCGCCATGGGCATCGAGACGGTCGCCGTCCACAGCGATGCCGACGCCGACGAGCCCCACGTGCGCGAGGCCGACCGGGCGGTGACGATCGGACCCCCCCCGGCGGCGACGTCCTACCTCGACATCGAGGCCGTGGTGGCGGCGGCGCGCAACTCCGGGGCCGACGCGGTGCACCCCGGCTACGGCTTCCTGTCGGAGAACGCCGCCTTCGCCGAGGAGGTCGTCGCCGCGGGACTGGTGTTCGTCGGTCCTTCACCGCAGGTGCTGCGCCTGATGGGTGACAAGGCCGCGGCCAAGCAGCACCTCGAGGCGGCTGGTGTCCCGGTCGTGCCGGGCATCCACGACGCCTCGCTCGATGACGACGCCCTGGTCGCCGCGAGCGGACAGGTCGGCTTCCCGTTGCTCGTGAAGGCAGTCGCGGGGGGCGGCGGCAAGGGCATGCGGGCGGTGTACGAGCCCGCAGAACTCCCGGACGCGCTGGCAGCCGCCCGGCGCGAGGCGAAGGCGGCGTTCGGCGACGACCGGGTGATCCTCGAACGGCTCGTCGCCCGCCCGCGGCACGTCGAGATCCAGGTCTTCGGTGACGCGCACGGGCACGTGGTCCACCTGCTCGAACGCGAGTGCTCGATCCAGCGTCGGCACCAGAAGGTGGTCGAAGAGGCCCCCTCCCCCGCACTCGACGACGAACTGCGCGAACGCATGGGTTCGGCGGCCGTCGCGGCCGCCCGGTCGGTGGCCTACGAAGGCGCCGGCACGGTGGAGTTCCTGGTCGCCGGTGACACGCTCGACCAGGACGAGCCGGAATTCTTCTTCCTCGAGATGAACACCCGTCTGCAGGTCGAGCACCCGGTCACCGAACTCGTCACCGGGCTCGACCTCGTCGAACTGCAGCTGCGGGTGGCCGCCGGCGAGCGCCTGGAGATCGAGCAGGACGCCGTGCGCCCCGACGGACACGCCATCGAGGTGCGTCTCTACGCCGAGGATCCGGTCCGACAGCTGCCCCAGACCGGACCGGTGCTGCGGCTGCGGGTTCCCGACGGCGACGGTGTCCGTGCCGACCTCGGGGTGGCCGAGGGCAGCGTGGTCGGCCCCTGGTACGACCCGATGCTCGGCAAGCTCGTCGTGCACGGTCCCGACCGTGCCACGGCCTGCCGACGGCTCGTCGCGCTCCTCGAGGACACGGTCGTCCACGGCGTCACCACCAACCTCGAACTCCTCGCGGCCATCGCACGACACGACGCGTTCTTCGCCGGCGACCTGACCACGGCGTTCCTCGACGAGCACCTCGGCGACTGGGCGCCCGCGCCGACCCCGCCGGCCGCGCTGACCGCGGCCGCGCGAGCGCTGGCTGCCAGGCGGCGCCCCGCACCCGCGGGCGACCCGCACCGGCCGTGGGACACGCTCGGCCCCGTCCGGCTCGGCGGCGCCGGCGGCTGGCCCGTGACGCTCGTCGACGACCGCACCGACATGGCCACCGTGGTGCGGATGACCGAGGGCGCCGACGGCATCCGGGTCACCGACGCGGACGGCCGCGACCTCGCCGCTCACGACGACCGTGACGACGACCGTGACGACGACCCGGTCGTGACCGTGCACGAGACCGACGCACGCACGGACGTCTGGGTCAGCGTGGCCGGCACGACCAGGCGGCTGACGGTGACGCCGGCGACGCGCCACGCCGATCCGGCCGAGCTCGCCGGCGGGGCCGCGTTCGCCTCGCCCATGCCGGGGTCGGTGATCGCCGTGCCGGTCGAAGCGGGGCAGACCGTGACGGCCGGCGCCACACTGGTCGTGGTCGAGGCCATGAAGATGGAGCACCCTGTCGTCGCTCCGGCGGACGGCACCGTCACGACACTGCACGTGAAGGTGGGACAGTCCGTCGAGGCCGGCGCGCCGCTGCTGGCGTTCGAACCGGCCTGA
- a CDS encoding hydroxymethylglutaryl-CoA lyase codes for MPQQVTIVEVGPRDGLQNEPGTVPTEVKVAFIDRLARTGLPVVEATSFVHPTWVPQLADAAEVLAGIDPVDGVRYPVLVPNERGLERALASGVAEVAVFGAASEAFSAKNLNRTIDESLAMFRPVVAQARQAGLRVRGYVSTVCGCPYQGDVPVRDVVRMTVAMLELGCDEISLGDTIGVGTPGYVQDLLAAVTAEAPVERLAVHMHDTYGQGLANTLAAFEAGVTIADSSAGGLGGCPYAPGAKGNLATEDLVYALHGSGVDTGVDLEALVDTTAWMAEQLGRAPVSRVAEAMLAKRRR; via the coding sequence CTGCCCCAACAGGTCACGATCGTCGAAGTCGGCCCGCGTGACGGACTGCAGAACGAGCCCGGCACCGTTCCGACCGAGGTGAAGGTCGCGTTCATCGACCGGCTGGCCCGCACCGGCCTGCCGGTGGTCGAAGCCACCTCGTTCGTGCACCCGACGTGGGTGCCGCAGCTGGCCGACGCGGCGGAGGTGCTCGCCGGGATCGACCCGGTCGACGGCGTTCGCTACCCGGTCTTGGTCCCCAACGAGCGCGGGCTCGAGCGCGCGCTGGCGTCGGGTGTCGCCGAGGTCGCCGTCTTCGGTGCCGCCTCGGAGGCGTTCAGCGCGAAGAACCTCAATCGCACGATCGACGAGTCGCTGGCGATGTTCCGCCCCGTCGTCGCACAGGCGCGACAGGCCGGTCTGCGCGTGCGGGGCTACGTCTCGACGGTGTGCGGCTGTCCCTACCAGGGCGACGTACCGGTGCGGGACGTGGTGCGCATGACCGTCGCCATGCTCGAGCTCGGCTGTGACGAGATCTCGCTCGGCGACACCATCGGCGTTGGTACGCCGGGCTACGTCCAGGACCTGCTCGCGGCGGTCACGGCGGAGGCACCCGTCGAGCGCCTGGCCGTCCACATGCACGACACCTACGGGCAGGGGCTGGCCAATACGTTGGCCGCCTTCGAGGCCGGGGTCACGATCGCGGACAGCTCGGCCGGCGGGCTGGGCGGCTGCCCCTATGCCCCGGGCGCGAAGGGAAACCTCGCCACCGAGGACCTGGTCTATGCGCTGCACGGCTCGGGGGTCGACACCGGTGTCGACCTCGAGGCACTGGTCGACACGACCGCGTGGATGGCCGAGCAGTTGGGCCGCGCCCCGGTCTCGCGGGTCGCCGAGGCGATGCTCGCGAAGCGGCGCCGCTGA
- a CDS encoding alpha/beta fold hydrolase codes for MALFELGPSAASPVVVAHGAGSSARFVIAAFAGPVLARGRRLVTFDQRGHGASGPVRAPAGHALERYAADLEAVVAEVGGDAWVVGVSLGGHAAVRAAASERLEATAVVACLPAWTGAAVPGEGPHAAIAAEVRALGLPDLLTRLTADTAMPGWLRDTLLTDYRRHDPDSLIAALLALDGGEAPTLDELARLPVPFAAVGWPDDPGHPLSVARAWADAADGPLRMLHLHDLDAGLERLGEAALAAAAQATE; via the coding sequence TTGGCCCTGTTCGAACTCGGCCCGTCGGCTGCATCCCCGGTCGTCGTCGCCCACGGGGCCGGCTCGTCTGCGCGTTTCGTCATCGCCGCGTTCGCCGGCCCGGTGCTCGCACGAGGGCGTCGCCTGGTCACCTTCGACCAGCGTGGGCACGGCGCGTCCGGCCCGGTCCGCGCTCCGGCGGGTCACGCACTGGAGCGGTACGCGGCCGACCTCGAGGCCGTCGTTGCGGAGGTCGGCGGCGACGCATGGGTCGTCGGGGTCTCGCTGGGTGGACATGCGGCCGTGCGTGCTGCCGCGTCCGAGCGGCTCGAGGCGACCGCCGTCGTGGCGTGTCTGCCGGCGTGGACCGGCGCCGCCGTGCCGGGGGAGGGACCGCACGCGGCGATCGCGGCCGAAGTGCGTGCCCTCGGTCTGCCGGACCTGCTCACCCGGTTGACGGCGGACACCGCCATGCCAGGATGGCTGCGCGATACCCTGCTCACCGACTACCGCCGACACGATCCGGACAGCCTGATTGCCGCCCTGCTCGCCCTGGACGGCGGCGAGGCGCCCACCCTCGACGAACTGGCGCGCCTCCCGGTGCCGTTCGCCGCCGTCGGCTGGCCCGACGACCCCGGCCACCCGCTGTCCGTGGCGCGTGCCTGGGCCGACGCGGCCGACGGGCCGCTGCGCATGCTGCACCTGCACGACCTCGACGCCGGCCTCGAGCGGCTCGGCGAGGCGGCGCTGGCGGCGGCCGCGCAGGCAACCGAGTGA
- a CDS encoding TlpA family protein disulfide reductase gives MRTRVVVPIAAVLVMVGVAVYAITTFDGGDEVVDFGVPPPQAGAALPGDAGLDIDDVDVAEELPPRDVVFEEADWQQVAGWIARENADGRAVVVNLWASWCGPCEREIPLLNQAAADHPDVAFLGVASHDAYEDAREGHAQFGIEFPAVRDADWDQIAFQLGARGLPTTVTFDTDGRMVGRVLSELTPTNLAELLGTVQ, from the coding sequence ATGCGGACCCGCGTCGTCGTGCCGATCGCCGCCGTCCTGGTGATGGTCGGCGTCGCGGTCTACGCGATCACCACCTTCGACGGCGGTGACGAGGTGGTCGACTTCGGCGTGCCGCCGCCACAGGCCGGCGCCGCGCTGCCGGGGGACGCGGGCCTCGACATCGACGACGTCGATGTCGCCGAGGAACTTCCTCCACGCGACGTCGTCTTCGAGGAGGCCGACTGGCAACAGGTCGCCGGCTGGATCGCCCGGGAGAACGCCGACGGGCGTGCGGTCGTCGTCAACCTGTGGGCGAGCTGGTGTGGCCCCTGCGAACGCGAGATCCCGTTGTTGAACCAGGCGGCCGCGGACCACCCCGACGTGGCCTTCCTCGGCGTCGCCAGTCACGATGCCTACGAGGACGCGCGGGAGGGCCATGCCCAGTTCGGGATCGAGTTCCCCGCCGTCCGTGACGCCGACTGGGACCAGATCGCGTTCCAGCTCGGTGCACGCGGCCTGCCGACCACCGTCACGTTCGACACCGACGGACGCATGGTCGGCCGCGTGCTCTCCGAACTCACACCGACCAATCTCGCGGAACTGCTCGGCACCGTGCAGTGA
- a CDS encoding histidinol-phosphate transaminase — MSTESGGVASAAAVGPPPGMKVRLSSNESPFGPSPAAVAAANAAIAEAHLYPDDQASALRAAIAQHDGLPVEQVAVGTGSAALLMDAIQHECAAAREARGDPGEVVSFARGFVVYRLGARNAGARYVEVETDGPATHERNGYGRDVERLLAAVTGDTRVVAVDNPGNPTGAHLTGDELRALVEGVPEHVTILLDEAYHHFARGEQDYATAAELGLDHPRLLVLRTFSKAHALAGLRIGQLTGPGALVASIDAWRSRFNVAAAAQAAAIASLDDLDHLRRTVDGTREGRTRMAAELRELGIPFTDGLGNFLTIELGTAADPVVAAYADRGVGVRPLAPYGMAEQIRVSVGTPDEIDLFLAASREVLADVPARA; from the coding sequence ATGAGCACGGAATCCGGCGGGGTGGCATCGGCGGCGGCCGTCGGTCCACCGCCTGGCATGAAGGTCCGGCTGTCGTCGAACGAGTCGCCGTTCGGTCCGTCCCCGGCTGCCGTGGCGGCGGCCAACGCGGCCATCGCCGAGGCGCATCTGTATCCCGACGATCAGGCATCCGCGTTGCGCGCCGCGATCGCCCAGCACGACGGCCTGCCGGTCGAGCAGGTCGCGGTGGGGACCGGCTCCGCCGCCCTGCTGATGGATGCGATCCAGCACGAGTGCGCCGCTGCCCGCGAAGCCCGAGGCGACCCCGGTGAGGTCGTCAGCTTCGCCCGCGGATTCGTGGTCTACCGCCTGGGCGCCCGCAACGCCGGAGCCCGCTACGTCGAGGTCGAGACCGACGGGCCGGCCACCCACGAACGCAACGGCTACGGGCGCGACGTCGAGCGGCTCCTGGCCGCCGTCACCGGGGACACCCGTGTCGTCGCCGTCGACAATCCCGGCAACCCCACCGGCGCGCACCTCACCGGCGACGAACTGCGGGCACTGGTCGAGGGCGTGCCCGAGCACGTCACGATCCTGCTCGACGAGGCCTATCACCACTTCGCCCGGGGCGAGCAGGACTACGCGACCGCTGCCGAACTCGGACTCGACCATCCCCGGCTGCTGGTGTTGCGCACCTTCTCCAAGGCGCACGCCCTGGCCGGCCTGCGCATCGGGCAGCTGACCGGTCCCGGCGCACTCGTCGCCTCGATCGACGCGTGGCGCTCGCGCTTCAACGTCGCGGCGGCCGCCCAGGCGGCCGCGATCGCGAGCCTCGACGACCTCGACCACCTGCGTCGCACCGTCGACGGAACGCGCGAGGGTCGCACCCGGATGGCGGCCGAGCTGCGCGAACTCGGCATCCCCTTCACCGACGGTCTCGGCAACTTCCTGACCATCGAACTCGGGACGGCCGCCGACCCGGTCGTGGCCGCCTATGCCGACCGGGGCGTCGGGGTGCGTCCGCTGGCGCCCTACGGCATGGCCGAGCAGATCCGGGTCAGCGTCGGCACCCCCGACGAGATCGACTTGTTCCTCGCGGCATCCCGGGAGGTCCTCGCCGACGTCCCCGCCCGCGCCTGA
- a CDS encoding co-chaperone GroES codes for MSASEPVTELRRSVAVLGDRVLVSPPDDRERRTKAGILIPATAKSVDRKGIWGEAIGVGPHVRSVSTGDEVLYLPEDAIEVDVQGDAYLIVRERDIHAVGSTRRDGATGLYL; via the coding sequence ATGAGCGCATCCGAACCCGTCACCGAACTCCGCCGCAGCGTCGCCGTGCTCGGCGACCGCGTCCTCGTGTCGCCGCCCGACGATCGCGAGCGCCGCACCAAGGCGGGCATCCTCATCCCCGCGACCGCCAAGTCGGTCGACCGCAAGGGCATCTGGGGCGAGGCGATCGGTGTCGGCCCGCACGTGCGCTCGGTGTCCACCGGCGACGAGGTGCTCTACCTGCCCGAGGACGCCATCGAGGTCGACGTGCAGGGCGACGCGTACCTGATCGTGCGCGAGCGTGACATCCACGCCGTCGGCTCGACGCGACGCGACGGCGCCACCGGGCTGTACCTGTAG
- a CDS encoding ABC transporter ATP-binding protein codes for MESNRPPTADAASALVVAGLHKRFGGTVAVEHMDLVVPQGSLTALLGPSGCGKTTALRSVAGLLSPDRGTISIDGRIVSGPGVHVPPEQRRIGMVFQDYALFPHLSVAKNVAYGLTGVARAQRRRRVAEVLDLVGLGAFGSRLPVALSGGQQQRVALARALAPEPELILLDEPFSNLDAALRTVVREDVRTILQAAGATALFVTHDQEEALSLADRVVVMDQGRVHQVADPQTLYTQPATRFVAEFVGEADILTGRRVDRFVVDTSLGRLATSSPVEGHQCSVVVRPESLRLVHDAQGRAVVTAISYFGHDQLVQVQLADGLVLRARRGPALDLRRGDRVQVHVDGPVVVFDDTTTASSDVLAPA; via the coding sequence GTGGAGTCGAACCGCCCGCCGACGGCCGACGCCGCATCGGCGTTGGTCGTCGCCGGCCTGCACAAGCGCTTCGGGGGCACGGTGGCCGTCGAGCACATGGACCTGGTGGTCCCACAGGGCAGTCTGACCGCCCTGCTCGGTCCCTCCGGCTGCGGCAAGACGACCGCCCTGCGGTCCGTCGCGGGCCTGCTCAGTCCCGACCGCGGCACGATCTCGATCGACGGCCGGATCGTGTCGGGCCCGGGCGTGCACGTCCCGCCCGAACAGCGCCGCATCGGCATGGTGTTCCAGGACTACGCGCTGTTCCCCCACCTGAGCGTGGCGAAGAACGTCGCCTACGGGCTGACGGGTGTGGCGCGCGCACAACGTCGCCGGCGCGTCGCCGAGGTGCTCGACCTCGTGGGGCTCGGCGCCTTCGGCAGCCGCCTGCCGGTCGCCCTCTCCGGCGGCCAGCAGCAGCGCGTCGCCCTCGCCCGCGCCCTGGCGCCCGAGCCGGAACTGATCCTGCTCGACGAGCCGTTCTCCAACCTCGACGCGGCGTTGCGCACCGTGGTGCGCGAGGACGTGCGGACGATCCTGCAGGCGGCAGGTGCGACGGCCCTGTTCGTCACCCATGACCAGGAGGAGGCCCTGTCGCTGGCCGACCGCGTCGTGGTGATGGACCAGGGGCGCGTGCACCAGGTGGCCGATCCGCAGACGCTGTACACGCAGCCGGCAACACGCTTCGTCGCCGAGTTCGTCGGCGAGGCCGACATCCTGACCGGCCGGCGGGTCGACCGCTTCGTCGTCGACACCTCGCTCGGCCGTCTGGCGACCTCCTCGCCGGTCGAGGGACACCAGTGTTCGGTCGTCGTGCGACCCGAGTCGCTCCGCCTGGTGCACGACGCGCAGGGCCGGGCGGTGGTCACCGCCATCTCCTACTTCGGGCACGACCAACTGGTGCAGGTCCAGCTCGCCGACGGCCTGGTGCTCCGGGCACGGCGCGGCCCGGCGCTCGACCTCCGACGCGGCGACCGTGTCCAGGTGCACGTCGATGGTCCGGTCGTGGTGTTCGACGACACGACGACGGCATCGTCCGACGTGCTCGCCCCGGCCTGA